One window of the Chryseobacterium sp. CY350 genome contains the following:
- a CDS encoding DUF493 family protein — protein sequence MDILQGNQHANPEDFYISLKEKLEGHHDFPEDYLFKFIIPTDEAKLTEIYRVFDGIKFTLGNRESKNGKYTACNINAFVLDADQVVKIYKEVAKIEDVILL from the coding sequence ATGGACATATTACAAGGAAATCAGCATGCGAATCCTGAAGATTTTTATATTTCACTAAAGGAGAAACTGGAAGGTCATCACGACTTTCCTGAAGATTATCTTTTTAAATTTATAATTCCTACTGATGAGGCAAAACTTACCGAGATTTACAGAGTTTTTGATGGTATAAAGTTTACATTAGGGAACCGCGAAAGCAAAAATGGAAAATACACAGCATGCAATATTAATGCTTTTGTGCTTGATGCAGATCAGGTCGTTAAGATTTACAAAGAAGTAGCAAAAATAGAAGATGTTATCCTACTATAA